The Mesorhizobium sp. M3A.F.Ca.ET.080.04.2.1 genome contains the following window.
GCGACCTGCTTGTGGTTGAAGGCGTTGGCGATGTCGGCCTGCGGGTGCTTGGCGATGACGCGCGCCAGTCCTGCCACGAGAGGGCAGCTGACATAGGCAGCAATTCCACGCGTGAGGTCCAAGGCTTGCTCGTGCCAGTCCATGCCGGCATTGCGTGGTTGCGCGACATCCATCATATTCGTCTTGTATGTTGGGATTTCGGGCGGCACAACGCAATCTTGCCCTCGCGCGAGGCTGTTTGATTTCGCGGACGTGATTTTGCGGCAAGTCGCTTCGCCATTGCCCGTGCGGGAGAGAGCCTGTTGCGTCTGTCCGGACCATTGGCGTCCATCCGCCGGCACCAGCCGCGCAGCCGCGGCCCCGTGCCGCCCGGCTATTCGCCCAAACCTCGCGGAAGCCGCGGACCGTTTGGCCAGCCGATGACTTCGCTGATCAACGATACCCATGTCGCTGTCGTCGACCATGCGCCGGATCTTGTCGGCGGCGACGCGGAAATTGCCGATAGGCCATTCGCGGACAGCTGCTTTTACACCCGGCAACCTTCCAAATGAAGGATCCACGGTCGCATATGGAACCAAGCCTAGCCCGCTATATCTGGACGCACACCAAAAAGCAGCAGGTCTGGATATTGATGATCGTCCTGCTTTCGATGATCCCGTATTTCATATCCTTCGACCTGCCGAAGCTGATCGTCAACGGCCCAATTCAGGGCAAGGGCTTCGAGCAGCCGGGCGCGACCCAGGCATTCATGAGGCTACACTATGACCTGCCGTTGGTTGGAGAGGTCCAGTTCTTCTCCGGTTTTCAGCTCGACCGCACGCAGACGCTGTTTGCCCTGAGCGTTGTGTTCCTCTTGCTGGTCGTCATCAACGGCCTGTTCAAACTCTACATCAACACCTACAAGGGCCGGCTCGGCGAACGCATGCTCCGGCGCATCCGCTTCGATCTGGTCGATCGTGTGCTGCGGTTTCCGCCGATTTACTTCAAACGGGTGAAATCCGCCGAAGTGGCGACCATGGTGAAGGACGAGGTGGAGCCGCTGGGCGGCTTCATCGGCGATGCCTTCCTGCAGCCGGTGCTGCTCGGCGGCCAGGCGCTGACGGCCATGCTGTTCATCATGGTCCAGAACGTCTGGCTCGGGATGATAGCGGGCGTGATCGTTGTGATTCAGATCGTGCTCATCCCGCGAATGCGGCGGCGGCTGATCGTGCTGGGGCGCGAACGGCAGCTGACGGCGCGCGCGCTCTCGGGCCGGGTTGGGGAAATCGTCGACGGCATCGGCGCGGTTCACGTCCACGATACTTCAAATTACGAACGCGCCGACATTGCTGCCCGGCTCGGGCTCATCTTCAAGATCCGCTTCGATCTTTACCAGTGGAAATTCATGGTAAAGTTCCTCAACAATTTTCTCGCGCAGGTCACGCCCTTTTTATTCTACATGATCGGCGGCTACCTGGTCATCCAGGGGCGGCTGGACGTCGGCCAGCTCGTGGCCGTGATCAGCGCCTACAAGGACCTGCCCGGACCGATGAAGGAACTGATCGACTGGGATCAGGCCCGGCAGGACGTCCAAGTCAAATATCAGCAGGTCGTTGAACAATTCACCGTCGAGGATCTCATCGCGCCGACAATTGGGGCATTGACGATCGACGCTCCCGCTCCGATGACCAACCCCCTGTCGGCGATCAATCTGTCCATCGCAGACGATGGCGGTGCAATGCTCCTCGACCGTATCTCCCTCCAGGTCAAGCCGGGTGAGACGGTGGCGCTGGTCAGTACCGGAACGGGTGGAGCGGAGGCGCTTGCAGAAGCCTTCGCGCGGCTGAGCTGGCCGGACAGCGGAAAGGTCGCTTCGGGCGCCGACGACCTGCTTGAACTCCCCGAAGCGGTGACCGGCCGGCGCATGTCCTATGCCTCATCCGACGTTTTCCTGTTCCATGCAAGCCTGCGCGATAATCTGCTCTACGGGTTGAAGCATGCGCCGCTCAAACCGGTGTCGTATGACGGTTCTGCGGCAGACCAGCACCGCTGGAACATGCACGAGGCGCGCCGGTCGGGTAATCCGGATATCGACATCAACAGCGACTGGATCGACTATGCTGCCGCCGGCGCCACCGGCCAGCAGGACCTCTTTGAAGCGGTGCGCCGGGTGCTCGACGCGGTTGTTCTGTCGCGCGACATTCTGGATCTTGGCTTGCGCTCATCGGCTGACCTCACGCGTCACACGGAACTCGCCAGCCGGATCGTCGAACTGCGTACGGCACTGCGAACCCGGCTGGAACAGGAAGGGCTGAGCGGACTGGTGGTTCCTTTCGAACCGGGTGCCTACAACAAGGAAGCAAGCATCGGCCAAAACCTGCTCTTCGGTGCTGCCGCCGGCCCGGAACTGGCCGACAAGGCTCTAGCGGGCAATTCCTATTTCGCTTCTGTGCTGAGGGAAGCCGGCCTCGATCGCATCCTCTACGAAATGGGCATGGAGATCGCAGAACAGGCGATCGAGTTGTTCGCCGACTTGCCGCCCGATCATCACTTCTTCCAGCAGCTCGCCTTCATGAGCGCCGAGGAGATACCCGCCTACGAAAGCTTGCTGCAACGGCTCAAGAACCGCCCCTACGAGGCGGTCTCGGAGAGCGACCGTGCCATGATCGTCACCTTGAGCTTTGCCTATATCGAGCCCCGGCATCGATTCGGCCTGCTGAGCGACGAGCTGATGAGCAAGATCGTCGCTGCACGCAACCGGTTCTATGAGAA
Protein-coding sequences here:
- a CDS encoding ABC transporter ATP-binding protein — translated: MEPSLARYIWTHTKKQQVWILMIVLLSMIPYFISFDLPKLIVNGPIQGKGFEQPGATQAFMRLHYDLPLVGEVQFFSGFQLDRTQTLFALSVVFLLLVVINGLFKLYINTYKGRLGERMLRRIRFDLVDRVLRFPPIYFKRVKSAEVATMVKDEVEPLGGFIGDAFLQPVLLGGQALTAMLFIMVQNVWLGMIAGVIVVIQIVLIPRMRRRLIVLGRERQLTARALSGRVGEIVDGIGAVHVHDTSNYERADIAARLGLIFKIRFDLYQWKFMVKFLNNFLAQVTPFLFYMIGGYLVIQGRLDVGQLVAVISAYKDLPGPMKELIDWDQARQDVQVKYQQVVEQFTVEDLIAPTIGALTIDAPAPMTNPLSAINLSIADDGGAMLLDRISLQVKPGETVALVSTGTGGAEALAEAFARLSWPDSGKVASGADDLLELPEAVTGRRMSYASSDVFLFHASLRDNLLYGLKHAPLKPVSYDGSAADQHRWNMHEARRSGNPDIDINSDWIDYAAAGATGQQDLFEAVRRVLDAVVLSRDILDLGLRSSADLTRHTELASRIVELRTALRTRLEQEGLSGLVVPFEPGAYNKEASIGQNLLFGAAAGPELADKALAGNSYFASVLREAGLDRILYEMGMEIAEQAIELFADLPPDHHFFQQLAFMSAEEIPAYESLLQRLKNRPYEAVSESDRAMIVTLSFAYIEPRHRFGLLSDELMSKIVAARNRFYENLPPELQNAIERYDPDKYIAAATVMDNVLFGRVGNNHPDAPDRIRSIVYDILDELGLYSELLDVGLDFNVGAGGRRLTAGQRQKLDVARALLKRPDFLILNRPLSALDQRVQDKVLRNVLEEARCDGHSPAIVWVVTNPAMGMMFDRVIVFDSGQLVEDGTHETLLAGKSIFKELLS